Genomic window (Thermodesulfobacteriota bacterium):
TCCCCGTCTGGACATCTGTTTTAAAACAGCGCCAAGTAGTTGCGGTAAAGGTCCGGATGTATTCGGGAATAAGCGTCAAAATCGCCCAGCAATTCCATGCCCGGTATGATCGCCCGGACCACCGGCAGATCGATGTCGGACCGGGTCAGATCGACGTAACACGGCCGGTAGTTGTTTTTTAAAAGCAGGGTTTCCACAAGAGCCAGGTCAGCGGCAGGATCTCCGGTGGAATAATCGGGCAGGTTTTCATAACCGACCAGCGTCAGGTCTGCCGGCGCCGGGCGTGTGGCCGGTGCTTCCGGGAAGGGGCAGGTGTTTTCCGTTATGGCGGACAGGATGGCCCGCCGGGCGTCCAGGTGGGCGGCCGCGCCGGTGTGTATTTCGCCGCTTTTCTCCACTGCAAAACAGCGGCAGCAGGGAATACCGCAAGGTGGGGTAATGTCCTGGAACCAGAGATCGATGCCCGCCCGGCGATAGGCTTCAAGCAGGTCGGTTACTTGTGGATCGCGCGCCAGGAGGCGGAAACAGGTGGCCGGGTCAAAGGGCACGGTGGCGGCCTGGTGCCGCTCGGTTATTTCCATGAGGCCGGCCACTTTGGCCTGGGCCGGCGTGTTGCCGGCGGCCAGACCGGTGGAGCCCAGTCCGGAAAACAGGTCGGGTTCATCCAGGTTGCAGAAGAGAAAGAGGCACTGGGCCGGGATCCATATTGGCCGGGTGCCGACTCCTTCCCGGTCCGGTACAGGCGTTTCACCCCTTACCCAGTGCAGGGGCTGGTCCCGGTAGGCCGCTTCCAGGGCCAGACTCGCCGGATCCAGAACATCAGCGGTTCCGGCGCCGTCCTGGTCCGTGCCTTCCCGGATCAACTCGCTGTATGAAGCCCGGCGCAGGGTATATCCGTTGCGATAATTTTCCAGTCCGTGGGCGGACACTGAAGCAAAGGCCGAGCACCGTTCCACGATCTCCATCATCAGGGAAGCCCGGGCCGCGTCCAGGGACAGGCCCCGTCCGAAGGCCGTCTGCTCGCCGCCAAGGGTGTATCGGTTGCGGCCGTTGTCAACGCGGATCGCCATTCGCCAGGTCCGCAGCAGGCCGATGGGGCTCAAACTGGCTTCGTGGCGCATGAGCGGCCCCAGGCTGACGCCGGACCGATCCAGCCGTTCGGCCGCCAGATCGGCCGTGATGCCGGGAGGAACCGGGTTTGACGACGGCCCGCCGGGTTTCGGTAATGAAGCAGCCAGCGCAGCCACCGTAACGGTCGGTGCGGACGACCTTTTCCCAAAAGCCAGCGGCGGCAGGCCGGTTTGATCCGGAGGTGAAAGGGGCTGATGGCGCCGGATGTTTTCCCTGAAAAACGCCGTCCATTGGCAATGAAGGGGCTGATCCGGCTCCAGAACGGAACGCAGATAAATCAGCGGCGTGAGCCGGCTCAAGTCTCGGATCGTATCCGCTGAAACATGTTGCAAAAGATGATCTCGACCCCTGGTCAGCAGCAGATATTCCGCTTCCAGTGCCCGACGGATGATGTTTTCTCCCGCATCCGGCGGATTCAATAACTGCCCGGCCCTGTCCGGCGCCGTCCCGGTGAGGGCCGTTATTACATGCTGGTGGAGATAACTGTCCAATGGCCGCTCTTCCAGCAGCTTTAAGGCGGCCTCCAGGGTCATGCCCCTGTCGTCAGGCGCGACGACAAAAAACCCGGTCTGCTGCCGGGTCGTTTCCTTCTTGAGAATGTAGCCGATTTCCTGGTTTATCAATGCGCGAGCGATCGGTCGGTTTATGCCGCCGGAATAATGACGGCGTCGGGGCCTTTGATTCTGGCGTCTTCAAGGACGCCCCTGATTTTTTTCAGCAGGCTTTCAACGGTTACCTCGTCGCCGGTGGCGCCGATCACGCCCAGGCTGATGGTGATATTCATGGTCTCATTGCCGAAAGTAAACCGGGTGTTCCTGACCAGATCGCGGAGCTGTCCGGCAACCACCTCAGCCCCATGAAGCGTTGTCTCCGGCAGGATGATAGCGAATTCTTCCCCGGCGAACCGGGCAATGGTATCGACCACCCGCAGACGGTTGATAAACAGAGCCGCCAGCTGGATCAGGACACTGTCCCCGGCCTGGGTGCCGAAGGTGTCGTTGGTTTTCTTGAACGCGTCGATGTCGATGATGATCAGAGACAGGGGCCTTTTGTACCGCCGATGGCGATCGATTTCATGTTTCAGCTTGGATTCAAAATACCGGCGGTTTTGGATTTCCGTCAGCTTGTCCTTGGTGTTGATATCCAGAATTTTGGCTTCATAAGCCGCCACTTCCGTGGCATCCTGGATGATCATGTAGATGTACTCGATTTCCTTTTTATCGTTGTATATGGGACCCAGGGTGCAGTTCTGCTGCATGTACTTGAATTCCGGATCAAAATGGTGGACCGGCGTGATGGGAATAAAATAGTTGTGAAGTT
Coding sequences:
- a CDS encoding YcaO-like family protein; translated protein: MINQEIGYILKKETTRQQTGFFVVAPDDRGMTLEAALKLLEERPLDSYLHQHVITALTGTAPDRAGQLLNPPDAGENIIRRALEAEYLLLTRGRDHLLQHVSADTIRDLSRLTPLIYLRSVLEPDQPLHCQWTAFFRENIRRHQPLSPPDQTGLPPLAFGKRSSAPTVTVAALAASLPKPGGPSSNPVPPGITADLAAERLDRSGVSLGPLMRHEASLSPIGLLRTWRMAIRVDNGRNRYTLGGEQTAFGRGLSLDAARASLMMEIVERCSAFASVSAHGLENYRNGYTLRRASYSELIREGTDQDGAGTADVLDPASLALEAAYRDQPLHWVRGETPVPDREGVGTRPIWIPAQCLFLFCNLDEPDLFSGLGSTGLAAGNTPAQAKVAGLMEITERHQAATVPFDPATCFRLLARDPQVTDLLEAYRRAGIDLWFQDITPPCGIPCCRCFAVEKSGEIHTGAAAHLDARRAILSAITENTCPFPEAPATRPAPADLTLVGYENLPDYSTGDPAADLALVETLLLKNNYRPCYVDLTRSDIDLPVVRAIIPGMELLGDFDAYSRIHPDLYRNYLALF
- a CDS encoding diguanylate cyclase — encoded protein: MIFSQLFDMVNLGIIILDRDLKVQKWNRWLEMHTRITAAEIVGSSLPDHFPNLNKNWFIKSCKSVFNVGNFTFLSQKLHNYFIPITPVHHFDPEFKYMQQNCTLGPIYNDKKEIEYIYMIIQDATEVAAYEAKILDINTKDKLTEIQNRRYFESKLKHEIDRHRRYKRPLSLIIIDIDAFKKTNDTFGTQAGDSVLIQLAALFINRLRVVDTIARFAGEEFAIILPETTLHGAEVVAGQLRDLVRNTRFTFGNETMNITISLGVIGATGDEVTVESLLKKIRGVLEDARIKGPDAVIIPAA